Proteins from one Coleofasciculus sp. FACHB-T130 genomic window:
- a CDS encoding type II secretion system F family protein yields MPTYIADVRDSKGAAKKDKIVADSLGSARDALREKWVSVANIKETQTFDLSKLNLKEFQTSLAKVTVKDKAVFSRQFAAMVNAGVAIVRCLGVLSEQCSNPKLKKALVEISSEVQQGVNLSDAMRKHPECFDNLYVSMVQAGEVGGVLDEVLNRLAKVLEDMARLQNQVKGAMAYPVAVGILAIIVFICMTVFLIPIFAGIFKDLGTELPALTLFMLWISEILRSWRIIIPIITVIVASFVYRQYYKTPVGRVTMDRFFLKMPLLGDLNEKSCVARFCRIFGTLTRSGVPILTCMDIVRDTAGNQVIANAVEAAKLDIQQGGMMSLALQKEQVFPILAIQMISIGEETGQLDAMMMKVADFYEDEVEQAVKALTSVLEPIMMVVLAGMVAVILLSMYLPMFAVFDKLG; encoded by the coding sequence ATGCCTACCTATATTGCTGATGTTCGAGACTCTAAAGGAGCCGCAAAGAAAGACAAAATTGTTGCCGACTCCCTGGGGAGTGCCCGCGACGCCCTGCGCGAAAAATGGGTTTCTGTTGCAAATATCAAAGAAACTCAAACCTTTGACCTGAGCAAATTAAACCTAAAAGAGTTTCAAACTTCTTTAGCGAAGGTTACGGTCAAGGATAAAGCCGTCTTTTCTCGTCAATTTGCCGCGATGGTCAACGCGGGTGTGGCGATTGTTAGATGTTTGGGCGTACTTTCGGAACAATGTAGCAATCCTAAGCTTAAAAAAGCGCTGGTGGAAATTAGCTCAGAGGTTCAACAAGGTGTGAATCTCTCGGATGCGATGCGTAAACATCCGGAGTGTTTCGATAATCTATACGTCAGTATGGTGCAAGCAGGAGAGGTCGGCGGTGTCCTCGATGAGGTACTCAACCGATTAGCCAAAGTCCTAGAGGATATGGCACGCCTGCAAAACCAAGTCAAAGGGGCAATGGCATACCCCGTGGCAGTGGGAATCTTGGCAATCATTGTCTTTATTTGTATGACCGTGTTTTTGATCCCAATCTTTGCTGGCATTTTCAAAGATTTGGGGACAGAATTACCGGCTCTAACACTGTTCATGCTGTGGATTAGCGAAATCCTCAGAAGTTGGAGGATCATCATCCCTATCATTACTGTCATCGTTGCCTCTTTTGTTTACAGACAGTATTACAAGACGCCAGTTGGTCGTGTGACGATGGATCGCTTTTTCTTGAAAATGCCGCTATTGGGCGACTTGAATGAGAAATCATGTGTTGCTCGCTTTTGCCGCATTTTTGGAACCTTGACTCGTTCTGGAGTGCCTATTCTCACTTGCATGGATATTGTGAGAGATACGGCGGGTAACCAGGTAATTGCTAACGCGGTGGAAGCAGCCAAGCTAGACATTCAACAGGGTGGGATGATGAGCTTAGCTTTGCAAAAAGAGCAGGTTTTCCCAATCCTGGCAATTCAGATGATTAGTATTGGGGAAGAGACAGGTCAGTTAGATGCCATGATGATGAAAGTGGCAGATTTCTATGAAGATGAGGTTGAGCAAGCGGTGAAAGCACTCACCAGCGTTCTCGAACCCATTATGATGGTGGTGTTAGCGGGGATGGTCGCGGTGATTTTGCTTTCGATGTATCTCCCCATGTTTGCTGTGTTTGACAAACTAGGCTAA
- a CDS encoding type IV pilus twitching motility protein PilT: MELMIEDLMEQLIEMGGSDMHIQAGAPVYFRISGKLNPIGDEPLPPQECQKLIFSMLNNTQRKELEQNWELDCSYGVKGLARFRVNVYKERGYYAACLRALSSKIPNFDQLGLPDVVRELTHRPRGMVLVTGQTGSGKTTTLAAMLDLINRTRAEHILTVEDPIEYVYPNIKSLFHQRQKGEDTKSFANALRAALREDPDIILVGEMRDLETIGLAVSAAETGHLVFGTLHTSSAAGTIDRILDVFPPEQQPQIRAQLSGSLLAVFSQCLVPKHNPKPGEYGRVMAQEIMLVTPAIANLIREGKSAQIYSAIQTGAKLGMQTMEQALAGYVKAGAISFEAAMGKSSKPEELQRILGTSPATGAKAGAR; this comes from the coding sequence ATGGAATTAATGATTGAAGACTTGATGGAGCAACTCATTGAAATGGGCGGCTCAGATATGCACATCCAGGCAGGAGCGCCGGTTTACTTCCGCATCAGTGGGAAACTCAATCCCATCGGTGACGAACCGCTTCCTCCCCAGGAGTGTCAGAAACTCATCTTCAGTATGCTGAACAACACGCAGCGTAAGGAATTAGAGCAAAACTGGGAACTTGACTGCTCTTATGGGGTTAAGGGATTGGCTCGCTTCCGCGTCAATGTGTACAAAGAGCGGGGCTACTATGCGGCGTGCTTAAGAGCGTTGTCTTCTAAAATTCCGAACTTCGATCAGTTGGGTTTACCAGATGTCGTGCGGGAATTGACTCACAGACCCAGAGGAATGGTGTTGGTGACGGGGCAAACGGGTTCTGGGAAAACCACCACCCTGGCTGCGATGCTCGACTTGATCAACCGGACGCGGGCAGAACACATTCTAACGGTGGAAGACCCGATTGAATATGTTTACCCGAACATCAAGAGCTTGTTTCACCAGCGTCAAAAAGGCGAAGATACTAAGAGCTTTGCGAATGCGCTGAGAGCCGCGCTCCGGGAAGACCCGGATATTATCCTGGTAGGGGAAATGCGCGACCTAGAAACCATTGGTCTGGCGGTGTCAGCGGCTGAAACAGGTCACTTGGTGTTCGGTACCCTGCACACCAGCTCAGCAGCAGGTACTATCGACCGGATCTTGGACGTATTTCCTCCAGAGCAACAGCCCCAAATCCGCGCTCAGTTGTCTGGTTCGTTATTGGCAGTCTTCAGCCAATGCTTGGTGCCCAAACACAATCCAAAACCGGGTGAATATGGTCGGGTAATGGCGCAGGAAATCATGCTGGTAACGCCAGCGATCGCTAACTTGATTCGAGAAGGAAAATCTGCTCAAATTTACTCTGCTATCCAGACTGGAGCAAAATTGGGAATGCAGACGATGGAACAGGCTCTAGCTGGCTATGTCAAAGCTGGTGCCATCTCCTTTGAGGCGGCGATGGGCAAATCATCTAAACCTGAAGAATTACAGCGTATCCTGGGGACATCGCCAGCGACAGGGGCAAAAGCTGGCGCTCGGTAG
- a CDS encoding GspE/PulE family protein translates to MTQSSPRNRALAVRNEFSPFGNQLIQAGYVDTDQMRQAMVESRKSGRPLTEVLETITGRSLPPDLLRQYKKQQLFELKILYGVESLDPEISQIPTSQIGSLIETLIPIDICSRYKLVPLTKNDTQPPSVLVAMVDPDNLAAQDDLNRILRPQGIALQRMVITLEDCLNLINQYKDEQTRKEEVARIQKSVDVSDVLDNLNDLGDAPPEIEDDLNVEDAQGAPVINLVNRILLKGLQEQVSDIHIEPQEEFLRIRFRKDGVLQQAFEPFPKKIIPAVTARFKIMAELDIAERRMPQDGRIRRVFEGRKVDFRVNTLPSRYGEKVVLRILDNSSTQLGLDKLISDSESLEIVREMASRPFGLILVTGPTGSGKSTTLYSVLAERNDPGINISTAEDPIEYALPGITQVQVIREKGMDFSSILRAFMRQDPDVILVGETRDKETAKTAIEAALTGHLVLTTLHTNDAAGAIARLDEMGIEPFMVSGSLIGVLAQRLMRRVCSECRLSYSPTSQELGRFGLSASGDGDITFYKANTLQPDEAKEAKSRNALCQKCNGIGYKGRVGVYEVMRVTERLQNLISQGAPTERIKEAAVEEGMKTLLAYSLDLVRQGYTTLEEVERVTFTDSGLEAELKAKRKSGLECVTCTAELKPEWLDCPYCMTPRFSE, encoded by the coding sequence ATGACTCAATCCTCACCACGAAATCGCGCCCTTGCTGTCCGCAATGAGTTTTCGCCCTTCGGCAACCAGCTGATTCAGGCAGGCTATGTTGACACCGACCAAATGCGGCAGGCTATGGTAGAAAGCCGCAAGTCTGGTAGACCCTTAACCGAGGTTCTAGAAACGATTACTGGGCGATCGCTTCCCCCAGATTTGCTACGTCAGTATAAAAAACAACAGCTTTTTGAACTCAAAATTCTTTACGGAGTTGAATCTCTAGATCCGGAAATCAGCCAAATTCCCACTTCTCAGATTGGGTCTTTGATTGAAACCCTGATTCCGATCGATATCTGTAGTCGCTATAAACTGGTACCTTTAACGAAAAATGACACCCAGCCCCCCTCGGTACTGGTGGCAATGGTCGATCCAGATAATTTAGCGGCTCAGGACGATCTCAACCGCATCTTACGACCCCAGGGCATCGCCTTGCAGCGAATGGTGATCACTCTGGAAGACTGTTTGAATCTAATTAACCAATACAAGGATGAGCAAACCAGGAAAGAGGAAGTAGCGCGAATCCAAAAGTCTGTGGATGTCTCAGACGTTCTGGATAATTTGAACGACTTAGGCGATGCACCTCCTGAAATTGAAGATGACCTGAATGTAGAGGATGCACAGGGCGCTCCCGTCATCAACTTGGTTAACAGAATCCTCCTCAAGGGTCTGCAAGAGCAGGTTTCAGACATTCACATTGAACCCCAAGAAGAATTCTTACGCATTCGCTTCCGGAAAGATGGGGTGCTACAACAAGCCTTCGAGCCGTTCCCGAAAAAAATCATCCCAGCCGTCACAGCTCGCTTCAAAATCATGGCTGAGCTAGACATTGCCGAGCGACGGATGCCCCAGGATGGTCGTATCCGGCGGGTGTTTGAAGGGCGTAAGGTTGACTTTCGGGTGAATACCTTACCCAGCCGCTACGGCGAAAAGGTGGTCTTGCGAATTCTCGATAACTCTTCCACCCAGCTAGGTTTGGATAAGTTAATTTCCGATTCAGAATCGCTAGAAATTGTCAGAGAAATGGCAAGCCGTCCCTTCGGCTTGATTTTAGTAACCGGGCCAACTGGGTCTGGTAAATCTACCACCTTGTACTCGGTTCTGGCAGAACGGAACGATCCGGGAATTAATATCAGTACCGCAGAAGACCCGATTGAGTATGCCTTGCCTGGGATTACTCAGGTACAGGTAATTCGAGAGAAGGGAATGGATTTTTCCTCGATCTTACGAGCCTTCATGCGCCAAGATCCGGATGTAATTCTGGTGGGTGAAACGCGGGACAAAGAAACGGCGAAAACCGCAATTGAAGCAGCACTAACCGGACACTTGGTGCTGACAACCCTGCACACCAACGATGCCGCCGGTGCGATCGCCCGCTTAGACGAAATGGGCATCGAGCCATTCATGGTATCGGGTTCGCTGATTGGCGTTTTGGCGCAACGCTTGATGCGGCGTGTTTGTAGCGAGTGTCGCCTTTCCTATTCACCCACTTCACAAGAACTCGGTCGATTTGGTTTATCGGCTTCTGGGGACGGGGATATTACCTTCTACAAAGCCAATACTTTACAACCCGATGAAGCGAAGGAAGCCAAAAGCAGAAATGCTCTGTGCCAAAAATGTAATGGCATTGGCTATAAGGGACGTGTGGGTGTTTATGAAGTTATGCGCGTGACCGAACGCTTGCAAAATTTAATCAGCCAAGGTGCCCCCACTGAGCGCATTAAAGAAGCAGCCGTGGAAGAAGGGATGAAGACATTGCTGGCCTACAGCTTAGACCTGGTACGCCAAGGTTATACCACTCTCGAAGAAGTAGAACGGGTGACATTTACAGATTCTGGTCTTGAGGCAGAACTCAAAGCCAAGCGTAAGAGCGGTCTAGAATGTGTCACTTGCACTGCTGAGTTAAAACCAGAGTGGCTAGATTGTCCATACTGCATGACACCTCGCTTTTCCGAATAA